The DNA region GGAAATCGCGTACGGGGCGCAGCTTGCCGGGGTGTACGAACTCCACGGGCTGAGGCAACCGCTGCTGTGGCCCCGCTTGAGCGTGACGTGGCTGGAGCCCAACGTGGCGCGGCTCCTCGCCCGCCTGAACGCGACCGCCGCCGAGGTGCAGGCCGACCCGGAGGGGGTGCTGGGCCGGGCGCTCGCGCGTGAACGGGGGGCGGGGGCAGCCTCCCAGGAGCGCCTCGCCACCCTGGACGCCGAGTTGCGCGCCCTGACGGAGGAACTCGGGGCGCTTGACCCCACCCTCGCCCGGGCCGCCGAACGCACCCACCTGCGGACGACCGGCCGGATTCGTCACCTCCAGACGCTCGCCCTCCGGGCCCTCGCCCGCCAGGAGGACGACCGGACGCGGCAACTTACGCGCCTCAAGCGCCACCTCCTGCCGCTGGGCACCCCGCAGGAGCGGGAGATGAACTTCCTGACCTTCCTGCTCAAGCACGGGGAGACGCCGCTGCGGCGCCTGCTCGAACTGCCGCCGGGAACCCAGGCGGAGGTGCCGATTCCGTAGGGGTCAGGGGACGGCCTGGGGCTCGGTGGCGCTCTCCCCGTACTCCAGGCTGCCGAGGACACCCAGGGCCAGGGTTTCCAGGGCCGCCTGCCGCTCCTCAGGACGCGCCCCGTTCAGCGCGACGCGAAGCTGACGGGCGGCCCCGGCCTCACGCGCCGCCAGGTCGCGCAGCCAGTGTCGGGGCCCCACCTCCCACCAACCCCGCGCCGCGTAGAGGGCCCGAACCAGCCTCCCGGCGGCGTTCGCCACGAGGTAGGCGTGGATGGGCTCGCTCACGGAAGCCTGCGCCTCAACCACCTCGTCCACCAGCATGTGCCGCTCGGCGGGCGTGGGGGGACGTGGGGCCGGACCCGCCGCGTACAGCGCGCGAGCCTCGGCGACGAGGGCGTCCAGGTCGGGGTGCGGCACGAGCACGCGTCCCTCCGCGAACATGGCGACGGTGGCCGCCTCTCCCTGCGCGAACATCGCCCGAATCTTCCGGGGCGGATTGTGGAAGACCTCGACGGGCACCCCGTCCACCACGAAGCTGCCCCGCCAGCGTTGATCCCCGGTCACGAGCGCGTGGAAGTCGAGGTCGCTGTGGGCGTCCGCCTCCCCCTGCGACGCCGAGCCGCACCACAGCACCGCGTGGACGCCGGGGGTGGCGGTGACCCGACTCAACGCGGCGGGCAGGGCGGCTTCGAGTCGGGACTGGGCGGCGGGACCTCGCATGGCCCAGGCTAACGGGAGTGTCCCCTCAGACGGCCACCGTCTCGGGCATGGCCAGCCACTCCACCCGCACCCCCTGCCCCGCCAGCCACTCGGGCACGCTGTAGCGGGCGCGCACGAGGCCGGAGGCGACCCGGTGGGCGATGGAGACGGCCCGGCACAACTCGTCCGCGCCGATGTGGCCCGCCTCGTGGGCGGCGAGGAGTTCGTCGGTGTCCACGATCTCGGCGGCCATGCCGTCGTGGACGATGACGTCGAGGTAGTGATCGCGGACGGTCCAGAGGTCGCCCGCGCGGGTCACGGTGGCGATGTCGATGTAGTAGTCGTGTTCGCGGGGGCCGTGGAAGTCGTAGCGGCAGACCTGCACGCCGATCTCCGGGAGGAGGTGCGCCTGCCAATGACGAATGCGCGGGTGGGCCACGAAGTCCCGGGCGACGAAAAGCCCATGCGCGTGCTCACGGTAGGTGTGGACCGGGCGCACCCCCGTGTTGGTGTGGTGTTGCCTTCCCTCCACGTCGTGCCGCTCAATTTTCACGGGTTCCGCCGCGCGCATGGGTCATCGTACGGGGCCCGTTCTTCGGGAGGAAGTGAACATCTTGGCAGGCGGGGCTTCATGAAGCGTCGCCTAAGTCCGGCCCGACCCTAGAGCACGGGCAGGGCGGGCAGGCGGTCGAAGCCCTCCGGCACGAACAGGCTCCCCTCGGTCGTCCCCTGGTCGGAGAGGGCGCGCAGGCGGGTCTCCAGGGCGGTCCCGCCCAGTTCCCCCGCCAGGAAGGCGCGGTGCAGGCGGATCACCTCGCGCACCTGCTGGGGCGACTCGTGGACGAATTCGAGGCGGAAGTCGCGCAGGCCCGAGGCCAGCCAGTCGGTGAGGTGGGCGCCCGCCACCTGGGGACGGCCCTCGAAGACGGTGTTGCGACAGCCCACGTCGGCCATGACGGGGTGCGCGAACCCCCGCTCGTCGCGCAGGGCGACCCGGTGTGACTCGCAGGGGTGGCCGCAGTTGGTGTAGTCCGTCCCGCTCGACAGGAAACGGCAGAACACGCAGTGCTCGGTGTGGAAGACGGGGAGATGCTGGTAGGCGATGACCTCCAGCCGCTCCGGGCCGACCAGCCGCGCGAGGTCGGTGATCTGCGCGGCGTTGAGGTCGTGCGTGGGCGTCACGCGCCCCAGCCCCAGGTCGAGCAGCGCGCGGGTGGTGAGGACGTTCGCCGCGTTGAGGCTGAAGTCACCCGTGAGCGGGGGCAGGTCGGGCGTGCCCTGCAAGCCTTCGAGCAGCCCGCCCGACCGCACCAGCAACTCCGCATTCAGCGACAGCAGGAACTTCTGGAGGTTCTGCTCGGTCGGCTTGAGGATGCGCGGGCTGGCGACGCGGACGGGGATGCCCGCCTCTTTCACCCGCTCGACGCTGGGTTTCAGACCGTACAGCTCCAGGTAGTCGAGGGTGACGGAGTCTGGCCGTTCCTCCAACGCGGCGTCCAGTTGCTCGGGGGTGCGGACGAGGACGTGGAGGCGGGGTTGTGGGGTGTGGGCGGTGGGGCGTGGGGCTCCGGTCTCGCGCAACGCCTCGTCCAGCCGCGCCTGGATGTCCCGCTCGGGAGCCTGCCCGCGCAGGGCGGTGAATTGCTCCACCGCCTCCCGCCGCAGCGCGTTGAGTTGCGAGACGGGGAGGAACCCGGGCCCGGCGAGGTCGGCGGTCAGGCCCGCGAGGTGGTAGCCCGTGCCGCCCAGCTTGCCCAGTTGCTCGGCGAGGGCCCCCTCATCCAGAGCGCGGTTGCGGGCGGGCTGGAGGGGGACCTCCAGGGTCGCCGTGACGCCGTGGCCCCGCTCGTCGGTCAGCGTGAGGGCGGGGACCTCCCCGACGTGGCCCCGGAAGTGGGCGGTCACGGGGCGGGTGTACACGGGGTCCTGCGCTTCGAGGAGGGGTTTCACCCGCGCGGAGAGGGAGGGGTCGTGCGTCCGCCACACGGGGTCACCGGGTCGCACCCGCGCCGGGTCCACCGCGCCGCGCCCGAAGCGGAGTTCGGCGGTCTCCCCGGGGCGCACCGTCTCGACCTGACGCCCGCGCTGCCACAGGCCGTACAGGAAGCCGCCCTCCTCGCGTCCCTGGGGCGTGCGCCAGTTCGCGGGGTCGAAGACGAGGCCGTCCCCCGGCCTGACCTCCCCGGACAGCTCGACGAGGACGCCGCGTTCGGTCACGCCCCGCACCGTGCCCACCCGCACGCCCCGGTGCCTGGGCGCCCGGCCCCGCACGACGGCCTGGTGGTTCGTCCCGCTCAGGAAGTGGGGGCCCAGGCCGCGCGAGTACACCTGCTCCAGGTCGCGCTCCTCCTGGGGAGTCACGCTGAGGGGCAGGCCCGCCCACGCCTCGTCCACGGCCTTGCGGTAGGCGGCCGTCGTCAGGGCCACGAAGTCGGCGTCCTTGTAGCGGCCCTCGATCTTCAGGCAGTTCACGCCAGCCTGGATGAGGTCGGGCACCTGATGGAGGGCGTAGAGGTCGCCGGGCGAGAGCAGGTAGCGGGCGTCGCCGAGATCGCGCTTCACCCCGTCCACCAGCATCTCGTAGGGGAGGCGGCACGCCTGGGCGCACTGGCCCCGGTTTGCGCTCCGCCCGCCCCACGCCTCCGAGGAGAAGCACTGCCCGGAGTAGCTGACGCACAGGGCGCCGTGGACGAAGGTTTCGAGTTCGAGGTCGGTCTGAGAGGCGATGCGCCCGATGTCCCGCAGGCTCAGTTCGCGCCCGAGAACGACCCGGCTCGCCCCGAAGCGGCGGGCGAGTTCAGCCCCCTCGGCGGAGGTGATGCTCATCTGCGTGGAGCCGTGGATGGGGAGATCGGGGCAGATTTGATGCGCTAGCCGCGCGACCCCCAGGTCCTGCACGATGATCGCGTCCACCCCGCTCTCGGCGAGGTGGATGAGCTGCCGTTCGGCCTCGCGCAGCTCGCGGTCGAAGACGAGGACGTTGAAGGTGACGAAGCCCAGCACCCCGCGCTCGTGCAGCGCCCGCATGATGTCGGGCAGTTCCTCGTTGGTGAAGCCGACCTTCGCCCGCGCGTGGAAGGCCCGGGCGCCGAAGAAAAGGGCATCGGCCCCGGCCTCCACGGCGGCGCGCAATTGGGACCAGCCACCGACGGGACTCATGACTTCCGGTTTCACGCGCGCACGGCGCCGGGCAGCATCGGGCATAACGCGCCAGTTTAGCCGCTCGTCACAGGTGGGAGCGTGAGGCAGGGAACGGGGCTCAGGCGGCCCGCTTGGGCCAGGAGGTCACGCGGTGGTGGGCTCGCACGAGCAGCACGGGCACGGGCGAGTGGTTGGCCACCCCCTCCGCCACGCTGCCGAGCGGGGCGCGGCTCAGGCCACTGCGACCGTGGGTGCTCATCACGATCAACCGGGCACCCTCGTCCCGCGCCACCCCCAGGATCGCGCTCTGGACCGGACGACTGGCGGCCCGCTCGACGTGTACCCGCGCTCCCGGCACGCGGGCGGCGAGCCTGGCCTCGACCTGTCGCCGTTCTTCCAGCAGGTCCTCCTCGCTCGTGACGGGGAGGTAGGCGAACCCGTCCGCGACGGCGGGCAGGGGGTCGGGCTGCACGAACAGCACGCACGGCTCCGCTCCCAGCCCGGCGGCGAGGGCCTGAGCGTGCGCGAGGGCGTGGTCGCCGAGCGCGCTGGTGTCGGTGGTCACGAGGATGGTGTTCCTGGAAGCGTCCTCATCGCCTGACATGGGGCGAGCGTAGGAACGGGGCATTCCCGGGGAGTTACCGCGTTCCCCTGGCCCCAGGACGGTTAAGACAGGACCCGGAAGTCCTCCCCGGCCCGGTACTCGCAGACCGTGGGCGACCTGCCGCCGTCCGGCGCCTGCGGCAGCGCGTCTTTCTCGTTCAGATCGAGCAGGTGGTCGAGCACCCGCTGAAAGGGCTCGACCCCGTCGGCGTCCACGGCGGGCTTGGCGACGACGGCGGCGGCCCCGTAAGTCTCCGCCGAGGGAGTGGTCTGCCGCCGCAGCAGGAACCGGACCTGCCCTGGCTCCGTCTCCATCGTGAGGTCGAGGCTGGGGCCGAGTCGGGTGGCGTAGGCGACCAGGGTGGCCTTCGCCATCCGCTCGAACTGTTCGGGAGAAACGTCCACGGCTCAGGGTAGAGGCGGGGCCGTCCGTGCCGCTCAGGCCTTTTCTTCACCCTCGCGCGCCAGGGCCGGAACGCCGCCGGGGTAGGCGCTCACCTCCAGCCCGTCCGCCTGGAGATAGCGGGCGGCCAGCCCAGAACGCGCCCCCCGCTCGCAGATCACGACGAGGGGCCCGAGGTCGCGGCTCAGCCCGTGGGTGCCGTCCTCGATGGCGTCGAGGGAGACGGCACGCACCGGCAGCCTCGTCAGCCGTTCCAGGGGCTCACGCCGCCGCAGGTCCTCGGGCCGCAGGTCGATGACGGTGACGCCGCCAGGGAGAGGCATGGGGGGAGTGTAGCCCGCCTCCGCCCGCACCATTGCGACTGCACCATTGGGGAGAGGGCCCTGGGCTATGCTGGCCCCATGAGGGAAGTCACGCCCGAAGAGGGGCAGAGAATGGTGCGGGAGGGCGCGCTCCTCGTGGACGTGCGCGAGGGGCACGAGTACGAGGAGGTGCACGCCGAGGGGGCGCGGCTGCTGCCGCTGAGCGAGTTCGAGGCCCGCTACGGGGAACTGCCGAAGGACCGCGAAATCGTGATGATCTGCCGCAGCGGGGCCCGCAGTGCCCGCGCGGGGCAGTACCTGCTCGACCACGGCTACGAGAACGTCGTGAACCTCGCGGGCGGCACGCTGGCCTGGGCGGAGAGCGGTCTGCCCACCGAAGGAGGGAAGGGCTGATGGACGACGCGAACATCACGGACGCCAACGTCAGGGCGAAGGACGCGACCCCGGAGGGATTGCCGAGCGAGGCGCAGGTGCTCGAAGCCCTCAAGGTCGTCAAGGACCCCGAGATTCCCGTCAACGTCGTGGACCTCGGGCTGATCTACGGGGTGGACATCGGCGAGGGCGGCGTCGTGGACATCACCATGACCCTCACCAGCGTGGGCTGCCCGGTGCAGGACCTCATCCGCGCGGACGCCGAGATGGCCGTCGGCCGCCTCGACGGGGTGAGCGAGGTCAACGTCGAGTTCGTCTGGACGCCGCCGTGGGGCCCGGACAAGATGACCGAGGACGGCAAGCGCCAGATGCGGATGTTCGGTTTCAGCGTGTAGGAGCGGTCAGCTTTCGGCGGGCAGCCGTCAGCCAAAAGAAGAGACGCCCCGGGTCCAGACCGGAGCGTCTTTTCTCGCTGAAGGCTGATCGCTGACGGCCGAAGACTCTCAGTCGCTCTGGCTACGCGCGATGCCCAGCACGTTCAGAAGCTGCGCCAGCGCCATCGCGAAGCCCGCGACGTAGGTCAGGGCGGCGGCGGTCAGGACGGCCCGCGCTCCCTGGCTCTCGCGCCCCGCGACGATGCCACGCCCATTCAGGTAGGCGAGCGCCCGGCGGCTGGCGTCGAACTCGACGGGCAGGGTGATGAGGTGGAACAGCAAAGCACCCGCGAAGAGGATCACGCCGAGCCACAGCAGGCCGCTGAGTTGCAGGAACACGCCCGCGAGGAGCAGCAGCGGCGCGAGGTTCATGCCCAGGTTCAGCGGCACGGCGAGCTGACCGCGCAGCACCAGGGCGGGCATCCGCACCTTGTCCTGGATCGCGTGGCCGACCTCGTGGGCGGCGACTGCCAGGGCCGAGACGCTGGGGACGTGGTAGTTGGCCTCGGAGAGGTTCACGGTCTTGCGCATGGGGTCGTAGTGGTCCGACAGGTTGCCGGGCACCACGTTGACGGGAATGTGCGACAGGCCGTTCTCGTCGAGCATCAGGCGGGCCACCTGCGCGCCCGTCAGGTTGTGAGTGTTGCGCACGCGCCCCCACTGCCCGTAGGTGCGGCTCAGGTACCCCTGGATCAGCAGCGAGGCGACGAAGATGATGAGGATCAGGAACGTGTACGGGCCGAAGATCATGGCTGGTCTTCCTCCTAGTCCACATCTTAGCGCCCCTCACTCAAGTTTTATGAGGCAAACGTCAAGGTGGTTGAGGAAGGCCCCGTCACTCAGCCAGCGGGCGGTTGCAGGTGGAGCGCGACGACGATCAAGTTGACGGCGGTCCGCTCCTCCTCGGCCATATCGAGCTTGACGAAGGCGGGCTGCACGGTGAGGTCGAGGCCGTCGCCCACGAGATACCCTCGGGCGATGGCCAGCGCCTTGACCGCCTGGTTCACGGCGGCGGGGCCGATGGCCTGGAGTTCCACCCGGCCCTGGGTGCGCAGCAGGGCCGCGACCGCCCCGGCGACCGCATTCGGCCGGGATTTCCCGGACACGCGCAGGGTTTCCACGAGATAGGCTGCCTCCACGGTTCGAGTGTTAATGCTTCTAAATCTAATCTCATTTTGCCCGGCCTTCAATTTCCAACCCGTCATTTGTCGCGCTTCCCCCGTCGGGGGCAGGCAAGATGGGCCCATGACGCGATCCGCACATTTGACGCTCTCGGTCCTGGACGGCGAGTTCACGGTGGCGCAACTTCCGCCGGGGTCTCCCCTCCCCGGCTGGGCTACGGATGGGGACCTGTGGGCGGTGGTGGGAGCGCCGGGCGAGGTCAGCGTGGTGACGGCAACCCGGAACGTGCCCGACCCACTGCCGGACGGCCTGCGGGTGGAGGGCGGCTGGGCGGCCCTACGGCTCCACGGCCCCTTTCCGTTCCACCTCACGGGCATTCTGGCGGCGGTGCTGAACCCCCTGCGCGACGCGGGCGTGGGTATCTTCGCCCTGTCCACCTTCGACACCGATTACGTGCTGGTGAAGGCCGGGCGGCTCAGCGATGCCGTCTCGGCGCTGCGGGCGGCGGGGCACGCGGTCGGGGGAGCCTGACTACCGCGTCTTGAGGTCCGTCCAGATGCGGTCGTAGAGCCGGGTCGTCGTGCCGCGCGGCAGTTCGTTGATGAACTCCACTCGCCCCGAGGTCAATTCCTCCTGGCTCGGGTTGAACGCCTTCTGCGACCGCAGGAAGGGGTCGAGGAGGGGCTGCGCCTCCCGGTTCGGGTTGCCGTAGAAGGTGTAGTTGCTGATGGCGGCGCTGACCTCGGGGTCGAGCACGAAGTCCACGAAGCGGCGAGCGAGCGCCGGGCTGGGGCTGCTCCGCAGCAGGACGAGGGTGTCGGTGCTGATCGTCGTGCCCTCGCGCGGGAGGAAGACCTTGAGGTTGGGGTCCTCGGCGGTGCCTTGCAGGAGGTCACCCACGTAAATCTGGCCCAGGTCGATGCTCCCCGCGAGCAGCTTGTTGCGAATCTCGGGTCCGCCGCTGAAGGACTCGAAGCCGCGTTTGGCGACCGTGCGGCGCAGCAGGTCGCGGGCGGCGCGCAGTTCCTCGACCCTGCCCGTGTTCACCGAGTAGCCCAGGTACTTGAGGGCCGCCCCGATCACCTCGCGCGGGTCGTCGAGGAGGGCGAAGCGCACGGTGTCGGTGGGGCCGAAGATCAGGTTCCAGCTCTCCTGCGGCGGCGTGTAACGCTTGGCGTTGTAAGCGAGCCCCGTCGCGGCGTACTGGTACGGCACGGTGTACGTGTTGCCGGGATCGAAGTTGGGGTTCAGGAACCCGGCGGCGATGTTGCCGAAGTTTCCCAGCAGTTCCTTCCGCATGGGCTGGAGCAGTCCGGCCCGCACCATCGTCTGCACCACGTAATTGCTCGGCGTGGCGAGGTCGTAGGCGGCCCCGCCCCCCTGCAACTTGGCGAGCATGTTCTCGTTGCTCTCGAAGGTGTCGATGACGACGCGCACGCCCTCGCGTTTCTCGAAGTCCTTCACCACCTCGGGGTCGATGTAGTCCGACCACATGAAGATGCGCAGGGTGCGCCCGTCGTTGCGTGCCGTGGGCGGAGGGATGGTGGCGCCCGCGTCCTCCGGCTCCACCCGGTAACAGGCGTTCAGGGACAGGAGGGCGGCGGTGAGGAAGAGCGCCCTTTTCACGCCCGCCCCCCGCGTGGCCTGAGCAGCGCGTTCCCGATCAAGATGGCGACGACCGTGAACAGCACGAGCAGGGTGCTCAGCGCGTTGATATCGGGCGTCACGCCGCGCCGCACCGACGTGTAGATCAACACGGGCAGAGTGCGGAAGCCCGAGCCGCTCGTGAAGTACGTGACCACGAAGTCGTCCAGGCTGAGGGTGAAGGCGAGGAGCGCCCCGGCGAGCACCCCCGGCAACGCGAGGGGCAGGATCACCCGCAGGAAGGATTGCACCCCGTTCGCCCCCAGGTCGCGCGCCGCCTCCTCCAGCTCCGGGCCGTACCCGGCGAGGCGCGAGCGGACGGTCAGCGCGACGTAACTGATCTGGAAGGTCACGTGCGCGAGCATCACCGTCCAGAAGCCATTGTCGAAGGTCCAGCCCGTGAGTTCGAGGCCGCCCCGGACGAGGGCGTAGAACATCAGCAGGCTGACGCCCATGACCACGTCGGGAATGACGATGGGCAGCACCAGCAGGAAGGTCAGCCCTGTGCGGAAGCGGAAGGAGTAGCGCCACAGCCCCAGGCCGACGAGCGTGCCCAGGACCGTGCTGACGAGCGTGCTGCTCAGGGCGACCGTCAGCGTGTGGCCCAGCGCCTCCCGCACGTCCGAACGGGCGGCGAGCACCCCGTACCACCGCAGGGTGAAGCCCTCCCACGTCGCCCCGAAGCGGGAGTTGTTGAAGGAAAAGACGATCAGGACGAGGATGGGCAGGTAGAGAAAGGCGAAGACGGCCCAGGCCCAGGCGGAGAGGAGGGGGTGGGTGCGCCTGCGCGGCACCGGGGCCGACACGCCGCCCGCCCGCCGCCCCCTGCTCTCTCCCTCGGAGCCTGGCAGGTCCGCCCGCCGAGTCATACCAACTCCTCCAGCCCCTTTTGCCCCGCCGTCCGCGCGTAGAGCCACAGCCCCAGGAGCACCACGCCCATCAGCAGGAAGCTCAGCGCCGAGCCGTAGGGCCAGTCGCCCGCCTGCCCGAACTGGTTCTGCACGAGGTTGCCGATCAGCGCCGTCTTCGCCCCGCCGAGAATGTCACTCACGACAAAGGTGCCGAGCGCGGGGATGAAGGTCAGCAGCAGACCCGCGACGAGGCCGGGGAGCGTCTGCGGGAACACGGCGGCGAGGAAGGCGCGCACCGGGCTTGCTCCGAGGTCCTGCGCCGCCTCCAGCAGCCGCCAGTCCACCTTCTCGGCGCTGGCGTACACGGGCAGCACGAAGAAGGGCAAGAAGGCGTACACCATGCCCAGGAACGTCGCCGCCGTGCTGGGGACGAGGCCGAAGGGACGCAGAATCAGAATCCAGGCGTAGACCCGGATCAGGAAGTTCGTCCAGAAGGGGATGATGAGCAGCAGCAGGAGCAGATTCTTGCGCCGTGCGCCTTGCCGGGCGATGTAGAAGGCGAGGGGATAGCCCATCAGAACGCAGAGCAAGGTACTCGCCGCCGCGATCCACACGCTGCGCCCGAGCACCCGCAGGTTGTCCGTCACCCACTCCTGAAAGAGAGCGTCGTATCCGAAGACCCGGCCCCAGTTCTCCAGCGTCCACGGCGGCCCCACCTGCGCGAGATCCGTGCGGGTCAGGAGCGAGTACCCCAGCATGACGAGCAGCGGCAGGGCGAGGAAGGCGACGAGCCAGAGCGTGCCCGGCCCGAGGGTGGCGAGGAAGCGGCGGAGGGTCAGCATCGCTGCACTCCAGTCATCGGTGAGGAGCGGTGGGGAATGGGGAGTCGCCTCTGTGCCTCATCACTCATCACTCGCCCCTGAGCCCTTCTCCTCACCCTTCCTCCAGGATCACCAGATTCTCCGGCGGCAGGTACAGCGCGACCTCCTCCTCATAGTCGAAGTCCTCGTCCGCGCCGATGTCGGCGTTGAGCTGGAAGGCGACGAGGCGCTGGCCGTTCGCCTCCAGCAGGTACTGGTTCTCGGCCCCGGTGTACACGATGTCGTCCACGCGGGCGCGGACCTCGTTGCCCTGGGTTTCATCGTCGCGCTCCATCCGCAGCTTCTCGGGACGAATGCTGAGGGTGACCTCGCGCCCGACGGGGAGCCCGGCGCCATAA from Deinococcus aetherius includes:
- a CDS encoding DUF402 domain-containing protein encodes the protein MRAAEPVKIERHDVEGRQHHTNTGVRPVHTYREHAHGLFVARDFVAHPRIRHWQAHLLPEIGVQVCRYDFHGPREHDYYIDIATVTRAGDLWTVRDHYLDVIVHDGMAAEIVDTDELLAAHEAGHIGADELCRAVSIAHRVASGLVRARYSVPEWLAGQGVRVEWLAMPETVAV
- a CDS encoding U32 family peptidase, with protein sequence MPDAARRRARVKPEVMSPVGGWSQLRAAVEAGADALFFGARAFHARAKVGFTNEELPDIMRALHERGVLGFVTFNVLVFDRELREAERQLIHLAESGVDAIIVQDLGVARLAHQICPDLPIHGSTQMSITSAEGAELARRFGASRVVLGRELSLRDIGRIASQTDLELETFVHGALCVSYSGQCFSSEAWGGRSANRGQCAQACRLPYEMLVDGVKRDLGDARYLLSPGDLYALHQVPDLIQAGVNCLKIEGRYKDADFVALTTAAYRKAVDEAWAGLPLSVTPQEERDLEQVYSRGLGPHFLSGTNHQAVVRGRAPRHRGVRVGTVRGVTERGVLVELSGEVRPGDGLVFDPANWRTPQGREEGGFLYGLWQRGRQVETVRPGETAELRFGRGAVDPARVRPGDPVWRTHDPSLSARVKPLLEAQDPVYTRPVTAHFRGHVGEVPALTLTDERGHGVTATLEVPLQPARNRALDEGALAEQLGKLGGTGYHLAGLTADLAGPGFLPVSQLNALRREAVEQFTALRGQAPERDIQARLDEALRETGAPRPTAHTPQPRLHVLVRTPEQLDAALEERPDSVTLDYLELYGLKPSVERVKEAGIPVRVASPRILKPTEQNLQKFLLSLNAELLVRSGGLLEGLQGTPDLPPLTGDFSLNAANVLTTRALLDLGLGRVTPTHDLNAAQITDLARLVGPERLEVIAYQHLPVFHTEHCVFCRFLSSGTDYTNCGHPCESHRVALRDERGFAHPVMADVGCRNTVFEGRPQVAGAHLTDWLASGLRDFRLEFVHESPQQVREVIRLHRAFLAGELGGTALETRLRALSDQGTTEGSLFVPEGFDRLPALPVL
- a CDS encoding universal stress protein, whose translation is MSGDEDASRNTILVTTDTSALGDHALAHAQALAAGLGAEPCVLFVQPDPLPAVADGFAYLPVTSEEDLLEERRQVEARLAARVPGARVHVERAASRPVQSAILGVARDEGARLIVMSTHGRSGLSRAPLGSVAEGVANHSPVPVLLVRAHHRVTSWPKRAA
- a CDS encoding rhodanese-like domain-containing protein, whose product is MPLPGGVTVIDLRPEDLRRREPLERLTRLPVRAVSLDAIEDGTHGLSRDLGPLVVICERGARSGLAARYLQADGLEVSAYPGGVPALAREGEEKA
- a CDS encoding rhodanese-like domain-containing protein is translated as MREVTPEEGQRMVREGALLVDVREGHEYEEVHAEGARLLPLSEFEARYGELPKDREIVMICRSGARSARAGQYLLDHGYENVVNLAGGTLAWAESGLPTEGGKG
- a CDS encoding metal-sulfur cluster assembly factor, which gives rise to MDDANITDANVRAKDATPEGLPSEAQVLEALKVVKDPEIPVNVVDLGLIYGVDIGEGGVVDITMTLTSVGCPVQDLIRADAEMAVGRLDGVSEVNVEFVWTPPWGPDKMTEDGKRQMRMFGFSV
- a CDS encoding zinc metallopeptidase, yielding MIFGPYTFLILIIFVASLLIQGYLSRTYGQWGRVRNTHNLTGAQVARLMLDENGLSHIPVNVVPGNLSDHYDPMRKTVNLSEANYHVPSVSALAVAAHEVGHAIQDKVRMPALVLRGQLAVPLNLGMNLAPLLLLAGVFLQLSGLLWLGVILFAGALLFHLITLPVEFDASRRALAYLNGRGIVAGRESQGARAVLTAAALTYVAGFAMALAQLLNVLGIARSQSD
- a CDS encoding stage V sporulation protein S — translated: METLRVSGKSRPNAVAGAVAALLRTQGRVELQAIGPAAVNQAVKALAIARGYLVGDGLDLTVQPAFVKLDMAEEERTAVNLIVVALHLQPPAG
- a CDS encoding ACT domain-containing protein, with product MTRSAHLTLSVLDGEFTVAQLPPGSPLPGWATDGDLWAVVGAPGEVSVVTATRNVPDPLPDGLRVEGGWAALRLHGPFPFHLTGILAAVLNPLRDAGVGIFALSTFDTDYVLVKAGRLSDAVSALRAAGHAVGGA
- a CDS encoding polyamine ABC transporter substrate-binding protein; this translates as MKRALFLTAALLSLNACYRVEPEDAGATIPPPTARNDGRTLRIFMWSDYIDPEVVKDFEKREGVRVVIDTFESNENMLAKLQGGGAAYDLATPSNYVVQTMVRAGLLQPMRKELLGNFGNIAAGFLNPNFDPGNTYTVPYQYAATGLAYNAKRYTPPQESWNLIFGPTDTVRFALLDDPREVIGAALKYLGYSVNTGRVEELRAARDLLRRTVAKRGFESFSGGPEIRNKLLAGSIDLGQIYVGDLLQGTAEDPNLKVFLPREGTTISTDTLVLLRSSPSPALARRFVDFVLDPEVSAAISNYTFYGNPNREAQPLLDPFLRSQKAFNPSQEELTSGRVEFINELPRGTTTRLYDRIWTDLKTR
- a CDS encoding ABC transporter permease, which translates into the protein MTRRADLPGSEGESRGRRAGGVSAPVPRRRTHPLLSAWAWAVFAFLYLPILVLIVFSFNNSRFGATWEGFTLRWYGVLAARSDVREALGHTLTVALSSTLVSTVLGTLVGLGLWRYSFRFRTGLTFLLVLPIVIPDVVMGVSLLMFYALVRGGLELTGWTFDNGFWTVMLAHVTFQISYVALTVRSRLAGYGPELEEAARDLGANGVQSFLRVILPLALPGVLAGALLAFTLSLDDFVVTYFTSGSGFRTLPVLIYTSVRRGVTPDINALSTLLVLFTVVAILIGNALLRPRGGRA
- a CDS encoding ABC transporter permease produces the protein MLTLRRFLATLGPGTLWLVAFLALPLLVMLGYSLLTRTDLAQVGPPWTLENWGRVFGYDALFQEWVTDNLRVLGRSVWIAAASTLLCVLMGYPLAFYIARQGARRKNLLLLLLIIPFWTNFLIRVYAWILILRPFGLVPSTAATFLGMVYAFLPFFVLPVYASAEKVDWRLLEAAQDLGASPVRAFLAAVFPQTLPGLVAGLLLTFIPALGTFVVSDILGGAKTALIGNLVQNQFGQAGDWPYGSALSFLLMGVVLLGLWLYARTAGQKGLEELV